One Thermoanaerobacter pseudethanolicus ATCC 33223 DNA window includes the following coding sequences:
- a CDS encoding SH3 domain-containing protein produces MAKKFLVFLVVFTLVFSAFGTFGYSQQIPTSEYSKLIIDFLKVDYNLLKQIAQDNFKQNFQPYQSKSKIAERLGKEIQNLGEDAQQEIEKYSPDETVRVIIELQQDSVASYALKANKTLKTLAETEKANILNKIAQQQNQVKNELTKNFNFKVRHIYKTAINGISGEVKVKDIEKIKLLPGVKDVRIANEYFLDMTSAVYSTNAPTVWNELGYKGEGMVVAVIDTGIDYRHQDMKVADPNRVKLTKEKVQQIAAQTGLPYKYFTEKVPVGWNWADNNDEIIDIGATQSMHGQHVAGIIAANGNIKGVAPEAQLIVEKVFTNNPNFPSAFSDDIVAGIDHAVAFGADVINMSLGSTAGFVRPDDPEHVAIKNAVDNGVIVVVSAGNSSYSTSAEFYPYAMDPDIGTVGSPGLWLDAIQVAASINPGLTGKSFSVNPAPQGFDKVVYSVGSPSDHDPIDPADVLKGEYEVVYCGLGKPEDFQGKDVSGKVALISRGSITFNAKTINAQNAGAVAAIIYNNTTGTISMALGEGTKIPSVSILKDAGLAIKALLDQGQKVTVKFDGAIATNNLGTPPGDNVTDFSSWGVTPSFDFKPEIMAPGGGIYSTLNKDSYGLMSGTSMSSPYVAGAMALIAEVLKERVAKGELKFENGRDFVEMAKIMAMNTAKVIIDTNDNAAPYTGKILRSPKPYSPRQQGAGMIQIDKAIETPVTITDANGKAGIALGSIGNSVTFTLILKNHSNSDVTYNLKDEYGVLTDYVLWGFNFAETTTLTGATVKFDKDTVTVPANGQATVNVTLIIPQNALQNIFAEGFLSFIPQDSSLPKLSVPYTAFYGSWDEPRIIDSPLYEDDTYYGLTGMAGVINNELYFLGNLGSKTPDPSTIAISPNGDGVFDFVQPVLSFLRNAREFKVSVVDENGNVIREITQEEYIRKNVAATSMARISDSWIWDGTAFNPATGEFEVAPDGQYYMCFESKIDYPNAKTQLLEMPVKVDTIAPEVMINKDYIDQYGYLKDIYISNGKATIEWGGQDEGSGIDSYIILTGKIDPITGNVTNVEAKALPSDANVADVSIPYRYTFIAVVGVDYAGNVSETTIGQNGCIAFNSDIKDNFGPVINVVEPQVGEIINTRDIVVSGNIQDETTFMGKLYINGELVPVDENNNFKTTVHFDSDGRQKIQFLAIDHLYNENDPSTHEHKTEFEVPIYIDTTTPEITLDTKNLKGYISPNDISLIISGNVHDTGFGYKLYINGNMKSNKEADDYTTFDDTFAEKISLSREGDTFILIKAIDEAMNTAEVKITARVYTSEVENYAMLTYEGNQIKVPLENVDLVSVAAEPNQIEIPAGKTAKVAITAEFKDRTVDVTNKVRFESADESIAKVEADGTVKGIKQGETTVTAMYQNKTVEIKVKVVAPVQEGIEVQPSSIEVPAGLTSAIKVYSILSNGEKIEVTQSAKYTVADKTIAEYNNGVVKGLAKGNTILKVEYSGSSFEVPIKVTEAVLRDIIVQPLLIEVQIDGTYQMKVTGIYSDGTEKDITKDANYTSKDTSIATVDKGLVKGVKKGTTVININYGGKTISVNVTVKEKPQLQGVVKALALNVREGASTSTKVIGVLPRGTVVTLLEEVNGWYKINYNGKTGYIYGVYVTVMPSSSEVKTGRVTASVLNVREEASTSTKVIGTLSKGTVVTLLEEVNGWYKINYNGKIGYIYGKYVDVISSSSDVTIIKTVKVTAKSGLNVRVSNSTSAAKLGVVPYGAELKVVGEYNGWYKILYKGGFGYVYAKYTK; encoded by the coding sequence ATGGCCAAAAAGTTTCTTGTTTTTCTTGTTGTTTTTACTTTAGTATTTAGTGCTTTTGGTACTTTTGGCTATTCACAACAAATACCTACATCAGAGTATTCGAAACTTATAATTGATTTCTTAAAGGTCGATTACAATCTTTTAAAGCAAATTGCTCAGGATAACTTTAAACAAAATTTTCAACCTTATCAGAGTAAATCAAAAATTGCAGAGCGTCTGGGAAAAGAAATACAAAATTTAGGAGAGGACGCTCAGCAAGAAATTGAAAAATATTCTCCCGATGAGACAGTAAGAGTTATTATAGAATTACAACAAGACAGCGTTGCATCTTATGCTTTAAAAGCTAACAAAACTCTTAAAACTTTAGCAGAAACTGAAAAAGCAAATATATTAAATAAAATTGCTCAACAGCAAAATCAAGTAAAAAATGAATTAACTAAAAATTTTAACTTTAAGGTAAGACATATTTATAAAACAGCAATAAATGGCATAAGCGGCGAAGTAAAAGTCAAAGATATAGAAAAAATTAAGCTATTACCAGGAGTAAAGGATGTAAGAATTGCAAATGAGTATTTCCTTGATATGACATCGGCAGTTTATTCAACAAATGCTCCTACTGTGTGGAATGAATTAGGGTATAAAGGGGAAGGAATGGTTGTAGCAGTTATAGATACAGGAATAGATTATAGACATCAGGATATGAAAGTTGCAGACCCAAATCGGGTGAAATTGACTAAGGAAAAAGTGCAGCAAATAGCAGCTCAGACAGGCCTTCCTTATAAATATTTCACAGAAAAAGTGCCAGTTGGTTGGAACTGGGCAGACAACAATGATGAAATTATAGACATAGGTGCTACACAGTCAATGCATGGACAACACGTTGCGGGAATTATTGCAGCAAATGGTAATATTAAAGGTGTTGCACCTGAAGCGCAGCTCATAGTAGAAAAGGTATTTACAAACAATCCCAATTTCCCATCAGCTTTTTCAGACGATATAGTAGCAGGTATTGACCATGCAGTTGCCTTTGGAGCAGATGTCATAAACATGAGCCTTGGTTCAACAGCGGGTTTTGTGCGTCCTGATGATCCTGAGCATGTTGCAATAAAAAATGCAGTTGACAATGGCGTGATAGTTGTCGTTTCAGCTGGTAACTCCAGTTATTCGACGAGCGCAGAATTTTATCCATATGCAATGGATCCAGATATAGGAACTGTCGGTTCGCCTGGATTGTGGCTTGATGCTATTCAAGTAGCTGCTTCTATAAATCCTGGACTTACAGGAAAAAGCTTTTCTGTAAATCCTGCACCACAAGGATTTGACAAAGTAGTATACTCTGTAGGAAGTCCTTCAGACCATGACCCTATTGACCCTGCAGATGTATTAAAAGGGGAATATGAGGTAGTATACTGCGGATTAGGTAAGCCTGAGGATTTCCAAGGCAAAGATGTATCAGGCAAAGTTGCTCTTATTTCAAGAGGCTCTATTACATTTAACGCAAAGACAATAAATGCACAAAATGCTGGCGCAGTAGCTGCAATAATTTACAACAACACTACAGGGACAATATCAATGGCTTTAGGAGAAGGTACAAAAATTCCTTCTGTGTCTATTTTAAAAGATGCAGGTCTTGCAATTAAAGCCTTGTTAGATCAAGGGCAAAAAGTTACAGTAAAATTTGATGGTGCTATAGCGACTAATAATTTAGGAACTCCTCCTGGAGACAATGTAACAGACTTTTCTTCATGGGGTGTCACACCAAGCTTTGACTTTAAACCAGAAATAATGGCACCTGGCGGCGGAATATATTCAACACTTAACAAAGATTCTTATGGCTTAATGAGCGGTACTTCTATGTCATCTCCTTATGTGGCAGGTGCGATGGCGTTAATTGCAGAAGTTCTTAAAGAGAGGGTTGCTAAAGGCGAATTGAAATTTGAAAATGGCAGAGATTTTGTTGAAATGGCTAAAATAATGGCAATGAATACAGCTAAAGTTATAATTGATACAAACGACAATGCTGCTCCTTATACAGGTAAAATCTTAAGAAGTCCTAAGCCTTATTCACCGAGACAACAAGGAGCAGGTATGATTCAAATAGATAAGGCAATTGAGACACCTGTTACAATTACAGATGCAAATGGAAAAGCCGGTATTGCCCTTGGCAGTATTGGAAATAGTGTAACATTTACATTGATTCTTAAAAATCACAGCAATAGCGATGTTACGTATAACTTGAAAGATGAGTATGGAGTTTTGACAGATTATGTTCTTTGGGGATTTAACTTTGCCGAAACAACAACCCTTACAGGGGCGACGGTTAAATTTGACAAAGATACTGTGACAGTGCCTGCAAACGGACAAGCGACTGTAAATGTCACACTGATAATTCCACAAAATGCGCTACAAAATATTTTTGCAGAAGGATTTTTAAGCTTTATTCCCCAGGACAGCAGCCTTCCAAAGTTAAGTGTACCTTATACAGCTTTTTATGGCAGTTGGGATGAGCCGAGAATTATAGATTCACCTCTTTATGAGGATGACACTTATTATGGACTTACAGGTATGGCAGGAGTTATAAACAATGAATTATATTTCTTAGGAAATCTTGGTAGTAAAACACCTGATCCATCTACAATTGCTATATCTCCTAATGGCGATGGTGTATTTGACTTTGTACAACCAGTGCTTTCCTTCTTAAGAAATGCAAGAGAATTTAAAGTAAGTGTTGTAGATGAGAATGGAAATGTAATAAGAGAGATAACTCAAGAAGAGTATATAAGAAAGAATGTAGCAGCAACTTCTATGGCGAGAATTTCTGATTCTTGGATATGGGATGGTACAGCATTTAACCCCGCAACGGGAGAATTTGAAGTAGCCCCTGATGGGCAGTATTATATGTGTTTTGAATCAAAGATAGATTATCCAAATGCTAAGACACAACTTCTTGAAATGCCTGTTAAAGTTGATACAATAGCTCCTGAGGTTATGATAAATAAAGACTACATTGATCAATATGGCTACTTGAAAGACATATATATTTCTAATGGGAAGGCTACAATTGAATGGGGAGGTCAGGATGAAGGTTCAGGAATAGATTCTTATATTATACTTACTGGTAAGATTGATCCTATAACAGGAAATGTTACAAATGTGGAAGCAAAAGCATTACCAAGTGATGCAAATGTAGCAGACGTTTCAATTCCATATCGCTATACATTTATTGCTGTAGTGGGAGTAGATTATGCAGGAAATGTTTCTGAAACCACAATAGGGCAAAATGGATGCATTGCATTTAATAGCGACATAAAAGATAATTTTGGACCTGTAATCAATGTAGTTGAACCACAGGTAGGAGAAATAATTAATACGAGAGATATTGTTGTTTCAGGGAATATACAAGATGAGACAACGTTTATGGGTAAACTTTATATTAATGGTGAATTAGTGCCAGTTGACGAAAACAACAATTTCAAGACAACAGTACACTTTGACAGTGATGGAAGACAAAAGATACAATTCCTTGCAATTGATCATTTATATAATGAAAATGATCCATCAACTCATGAGCACAAAACAGAATTTGAAGTGCCAATTTATATAGACACTACAACTCCTGAAATTACTTTAGATACAAAGAATCTTAAAGGTTATATTTCGCCGAATGATATAAGCCTTATTATTAGTGGAAATGTACATGATACAGGATTTGGGTATAAACTTTATATAAATGGCAACATGAAGAGCAACAAAGAGGCAGACGATTATACGACTTTTGACGATACTTTTGCGGAAAAAATATCTCTTAGCAGAGAAGGCGATACTTTTATTTTGATAAAAGCAATAGATGAAGCAATGAATACTGCAGAAGTTAAAATAACTGCAAGGGTATATACTTCTGAAGTAGAAAATTACGCTATGCTAACTTATGAAGGAAATCAGATTAAAGTGCCTCTTGAAAATGTAGATTTAGTTTCGGTTGCTGCTGAGCCAAATCAAATTGAAATACCAGCAGGTAAAACAGCAAAAGTAGCTATTACTGCTGAGTTTAAAGATAGGACAGTAGATGTGACAAATAAAGTAAGATTTGAATCAGCAGATGAAAGCATTGCAAAAGTAGAAGCTGATGGAACTGTAAAAGGTATAAAACAAGGTGAAACGACAGTAACTGCAATGTATCAAAATAAAACTGTGGAAATAAAAGTTAAAGTTGTAGCTCCAGTACAAGAGGGAATAGAAGTACAACCATCTTCTATAGAAGTTCCAGCAGGTTTGACGTCAGCTATTAAAGTTTACAGTATTCTTTCAAACGGTGAAAAAATAGAGGTGACACAATCTGCAAAATATACAGTAGCAGATAAAACTATTGCTGAATACAACAATGGAGTTGTTAAAGGACTTGCGAAAGGTAATACAATACTTAAAGTTGAATATTCAGGTAGCTCTTTTGAGGTTCCAATTAAAGTTACTGAAGCTGTACTTAGAGATATAATAGTTCAGCCATTGTTAATAGAAGTACAAATAGATGGAACTTACCAGATGAAAGTTACAGGAATATATTCTGATGGTACAGAGAAAGATATAACAAAAGATGCCAATTATACCTCTAAAGACACAAGTATTGCTACAGTAGATAAAGGGCTTGTGAAGGGGGTCAAAAAAGGTACTACTGTAATTAATATAAATTATGGTGGGAAAACAATATCTGTAAATGTAACAGTAAAAGAGAAACCGCAACTTCAAGGCGTTGTAAAAGCATTAGCTCTCAATGTAAGAGAAGGAGCAAGTACTTCCACAAAGGTGATAGGAGTGCTTCCTCGTGGTACAGTAGTAACACTGCTCGAGGAAGTGAATGGATGGTATAAGATAAATTACAATGGCAAGACAGGGTATATATATGGAGTATATGTTACTGTAATGCCAAGCTCTTCTGAAGTAAAGACTGGAAGGGTTACAGCTTCGGTTCTTAACGTAAGAGAGGAAGCGAGCACTTCAACAAAAGTTATAGGAACACTTTCTAAAGGTACAGTAGTAACACTGCTCGAGGAAGTGAATGGATGGTATAAGATAAATTACAATGGCAAGATAGGGTATATATATGGAAAATATGTTGATGTGATATCAAGTTCATCTGATGTAACTATCATAAAAACTGTAAAAGTCACTGCTAAAAGTGGACTGAATGTGAGAGTTAGCAATTCTACAAGCGCAGCAAAATTAGGAGTAGTTCCTTATGGGGCAGAACTGAAAGTAGTTGGAGAATACAATGGTTGGTATAAGATATTGTATAAGGGTGGATTCGGATACGTATATGCCAAATATACAAAATGA
- a CDS encoding pyridoxal-phosphate-dependent aminotransferase family protein, which translates to MKEMILMTPGPTMVPEDVKKVAGAQPLHHRTEDFYELFSNLNKNLKEIFKTKNEVITLTSSGTGGMEAVIANLFSTGDKVLVASIGYFGERFYDIARAYGLDAELQDFGWGNAVDLDVLEDKLKNGNYKALLVTHNETSTGVTNNVKEIAKIANKYGVAIVVDAVSSLGGIPLEMDEWGIDAVITCSQKCLMSPPGLSFVALSERAWKMAETSNLPKYYFNLKKAKEGVLKPNPDTPATPAVSTIMAVAKATNMILEFGLDNVYKRQANYGKRVREYVKNLGLELLPEEDIASDLITAIKVPEKYKASEIISHMKEKHGVLITGGQGPLKGKIIRIGHMGYVTEEMLTKTLEALKDATEW; encoded by the coding sequence ATGAAAGAAATGATATTGATGACACCAGGGCCTACAATGGTGCCGGAAGATGTAAAAAAAGTTGCGGGTGCACAACCTTTACACCATAGAACGGAAGATTTTTATGAATTATTTTCTAATCTCAATAAAAATTTAAAAGAAATATTTAAAACTAAAAATGAAGTTATCACGTTGACCTCATCAGGAACAGGTGGAATGGAAGCTGTCATTGCAAATCTTTTTTCCACGGGAGATAAAGTATTAGTCGCCAGTATAGGTTATTTTGGAGAAAGATTTTATGATATAGCAAGAGCTTATGGCCTTGATGCAGAACTTCAAGACTTTGGCTGGGGAAACGCCGTAGACCTTGACGTATTAGAAGATAAATTAAAAAATGGCAATTACAAAGCCCTTTTAGTTACCCATAATGAAACTTCCACAGGAGTTACAAATAACGTAAAAGAAATTGCAAAAATTGCTAATAAATACGGGGTAGCAATTGTCGTTGATGCTGTAAGCTCGTTAGGTGGTATACCCCTTGAAATGGACGAGTGGGGTATTGATGCAGTAATAACCTGTTCTCAAAAATGCCTTATGTCGCCTCCTGGACTTAGCTTTGTCGCTTTAAGTGAAAGAGCATGGAAAATGGCGGAGACTTCTAATCTTCCAAAATATTATTTTAACTTAAAAAAAGCGAAAGAAGGCGTTTTAAAGCCCAACCCCGATACTCCTGCTACTCCTGCTGTCTCTACAATAATGGCTGTAGCAAAAGCGACAAATATGATTTTGGAATTTGGACTGGATAATGTATACAAAAGGCAAGCCAACTATGGGAAAAGAGTGAGAGAATACGTAAAGAATTTGGGGCTAGAACTGCTGCCAGAAGAAGACATAGCTTCTGATTTAATAACTGCTATAAAAGTTCCTGAAAAATACAAAGCATCAGAGATTATAAGCCACATGAAAGAAAAACATGGGGTATTAATAACAGGAGGGCAAGGACCTTTAAAAGGGAAAATTATAAGAATAGGTCACATGGGTTATGTGACTGAAGAAATGCTTACTAAAACTCTTGAGGCGTTGAAAGACGCAACAGAGTGGTAA
- the serA gene encoding phosphoglycerate dehydrogenase, with protein sequence MRIIVTEKISENGIEYLKKHADVDVKTNISRDELLEIIKDYDAIIVRSATKVDRELIEKGERLKVVGRAGNGVDNIDVTAATEKGILVVNTPAGNTVAAAELTIGLMLAIARNIPQAYHAGLNGDFRRDKFKGVELNGKTVGIIGLGRIGSLVAARLAAFNMRVIAYDPYMPDSRFEKYGVEKVTLDELLQQSDFITIHLPKTEETKKMLSEKEFKKMKKGVRIVNAARGGIIDEKALYNAIKEGIVAAAGLDVLEVEPKYNVERQDFNNPLLELPNVVFTPHLGASTYEAQENIGISIAQEVISALNGNLYGNIVNLPGVKSDEFSQLKPYMKLAEAMGAFYYQINDTPVRLVEVIYRGEISKTNTDIVTLYALKGFLKPVLEEDVSVVNAKLRAKEMGIEVVEGKIEEINHYSSLIILKITDTNGKTTQFAGTTYGEEVRIVEYMGHKVNFEPTEYMLFVKNKDVPGVIGHIGNVLGDFGINISTMQVSPNKNDGTALMIVSTDKEIPDEAVESLNKLNSIIKARAVRG encoded by the coding sequence TTGAGGATAATTGTCACAGAGAAAATATCAGAAAATGGCATTGAATATCTAAAAAAACACGCTGACGTAGACGTGAAAACTAATATTTCAAGAGATGAGCTTTTAGAAATTATTAAAGATTATGACGCCATTATTGTCAGAAGTGCTACAAAAGTAGATAGAGAACTTATCGAAAAAGGTGAAAGATTAAAAGTCGTAGGTCGTGCGGGAAATGGCGTTGACAACATTGATGTGACAGCAGCTACTGAAAAAGGAATTCTTGTTGTAAATACTCCTGCTGGAAATACTGTAGCTGCTGCAGAATTGACCATTGGCCTTATGCTGGCTATAGCCAGAAATATACCGCAGGCATATCATGCTGGTCTTAATGGAGACTTTAGAAGGGATAAATTCAAAGGCGTTGAATTGAACGGAAAAACTGTAGGCATAATAGGTTTGGGTCGAATCGGTTCCCTTGTTGCTGCAAGGTTGGCAGCATTCAACATGAGAGTAATTGCTTACGACCCTTATATGCCTGATAGCCGTTTTGAAAAATACGGTGTGGAAAAAGTTACTTTAGATGAATTGCTTCAGCAATCAGACTTTATAACAATTCACCTTCCGAAAACGGAAGAGACCAAAAAAATGCTCAGCGAAAAAGAGTTCAAAAAAATGAAAAAGGGAGTTAGAATAGTAAATGCCGCACGAGGAGGCATCATTGATGAAAAAGCTCTTTACAATGCCATTAAAGAGGGTATTGTAGCGGCAGCAGGGTTAGACGTTCTTGAAGTAGAACCAAAATATAACGTAGAACGACAAGATTTTAACAATCCACTTCTTGAACTACCAAATGTCGTTTTTACGCCTCATCTTGGAGCTTCAACTTATGAAGCGCAAGAAAACATAGGCATATCCATTGCTCAAGAAGTAATTTCGGCTTTAAACGGTAATCTATACGGAAATATAGTAAATTTACCCGGCGTGAAATCCGACGAATTTTCACAGCTGAAACCTTATATGAAATTGGCTGAAGCCATGGGAGCATTTTATTATCAAATAAATGATACTCCTGTTAGATTAGTTGAAGTGATATATAGAGGAGAAATTTCGAAAACTAATACAGATATTGTTACTCTCTATGCTCTTAAAGGCTTTTTAAAGCCTGTATTAGAGGAGGATGTAAGTGTTGTAAATGCAAAATTAAGGGCAAAAGAAATGGGGATAGAAGTTGTAGAGGGTAAAATCGAAGAAATAAACCACTATTCAAGCCTTATCATTCTCAAGATTACAGATACCAATGGCAAAACAACACAATTTGCAGGAACCACATACGGAGAAGAAGTGAGGATTGTAGAGTATATGGGACATAAAGTAAATTTTGAACCTACGGAGTACATGCTATTTGTCAAGAATAAAGATGTACCAGGGGTTATAGGTCACATAGGGAACGTATTAGGAGACTTTGGCATAAACATCTCAACTATGCAAGTAAGCCCCAATAAAAATGATGGAACCGCATTAATGATTGTAAGTACAGACAAAGAAATCCCTGATGAAGCAGTAGAGTCTCTAAATAAATTAAATAGCATAATAAAAGCAAGAGCGGTAAGGGGTTAA
- a CDS encoding histidinol-phosphatase — protein sequence MAADYHVHIENGPYTIEWLKKFIDVALQKGLTEIGISEHEHRFKEGYNAYKSDGFRSEWIKNYMNQNISEYVELITEAKAMGLPVKLGIEADYFPGKEKEIKEFIEPYPWDYVIGSVHWIEDWGIDLEESIEEWKSRDTDEVYLEYFNIIEKMAKTGLFDIIGHIDLVKIFGFRAKPYTFDKIRQNIEEISKTGIVIEVSTAGLRKPVGEIYPSKEIMGMIKEYNIPIVVNSDAHNPYDVARDFDKAYAYVKSYGINTLYYFEGRKRTPYNI from the coding sequence ATGGCTGCAGATTATCACGTCCACATAGAAAATGGGCCTTATACAATAGAATGGCTTAAGAAGTTCATTGATGTAGCACTACAAAAAGGTTTAACTGAGATTGGCATTTCTGAACACGAACATAGATTTAAAGAAGGGTACAATGCGTATAAAAGTGACGGTTTTAGAAGCGAATGGATAAAAAACTACATGAACCAAAACATTTCTGAGTATGTTGAATTAATTACTGAAGCAAAAGCAATGGGTTTGCCTGTAAAATTGGGCATTGAAGCGGACTACTTCCCAGGAAAAGAAAAAGAAATAAAAGAATTTATTGAACCTTATCCATGGGATTATGTTATAGGGTCTGTTCATTGGATTGAAGATTGGGGAATAGACCTTGAAGAATCTATAGAAGAGTGGAAAAGTCGTGATACTGATGAGGTTTATCTTGAGTATTTTAATATAATTGAAAAAATGGCTAAAACAGGTCTGTTCGATATTATAGGACATATTGACCTTGTAAAAATTTTTGGATTTAGGGCAAAGCCTTATACTTTTGATAAAATAAGGCAAAATATTGAGGAAATCTCTAAAACAGGTATAGTAATTGAAGTTTCTACTGCAGGGCTTAGAAAACCCGTAGGAGAAATCTATCCTTCAAAAGAAATAATGGGAATGATCAAGGAATATAATATACCTATTGTAGTAAATTCTGATGCCCATAATCCTTACGATGTGGCAAGAGATTTTGACAAAGCTTATGCTTATGTAAAATCATACGGGATAAATACTCTTTATTATTTTGAAGGGAGAAAAAGAACACCTTATAATATTTAA
- a CDS encoding CTP synthase has product MTKYIFVTGGVVSSLGKGITAASLGRLLKSRGISVAIQKFDPYINVDPGTMSPYQHGEVFVTEDGAETDLDLGHYERFIDINLTKNSNVTAGKVYWSVITKERKGDYLGATVQVIPHITNEIKERVYRVAKEKNVDVVITEIGGTVGDIESLPFLEAIRQVAIEQGKDNVMFIHVTLVPHLGNTGELKTKPTQHSVKELRSIGIQPDMIVCRTELSLTQDLKEKIALFCNVDVEAVIENRDVESIYEVPLEFEKQKVDEYVLRRLNLPLGQSDLKEWREYVEREKNPIKEVEVALVGKYVDLHDAYISVVEALKHAGVYHSAAVNIRWVNAEHVNDETVETLLKGADGILVPGGFGDRGVEGKIRAIQYARENKIPYLGLCLGMQCAVIEFARNVAGLKGANSTEFDPNTSYPVIDLMPEQKDIDEKGGTMRLGVYPCKVIEGTKAYQAYQDELVYERHRHRYEFNNQYRELLTSKGLVLSGLSPDERLVEIIELKDHPYFVASQFHPEFKSRPLKPHPLFRDFIGAILKIKG; this is encoded by the coding sequence ATGACAAAATATATTTTTGTAACAGGAGGAGTTGTATCCTCTCTTGGGAAAGGCATAACTGCTGCATCATTGGGAAGGCTTTTAAAAAGCCGCGGCATATCAGTTGCTATTCAAAAATTTGACCCTTATATAAACGTAGATCCCGGCACAATGAGTCCATACCAACATGGTGAAGTTTTTGTTACAGAAGATGGGGCGGAGACAGACTTAGACCTTGGCCATTATGAGAGGTTTATAGACATTAACCTTACCAAAAATAGCAATGTAACTGCAGGTAAAGTGTATTGGTCTGTCATCACAAAAGAGAGAAAAGGGGATTATCTTGGTGCCACAGTGCAAGTGATACCTCACATAACGAACGAAATTAAAGAAAGAGTATACAGAGTTGCAAAAGAAAAAAATGTGGACGTAGTAATAACAGAAATTGGCGGAACAGTAGGAGACATAGAAAGCCTTCCTTTCCTTGAAGCTATAAGACAAGTAGCAATTGAACAAGGTAAAGACAATGTTATGTTTATCCACGTCACATTAGTACCTCATCTTGGTAATACAGGGGAATTAAAAACAAAACCTACTCAACATAGCGTTAAAGAATTAAGGTCAATAGGTATTCAACCGGATATGATTGTATGCAGAACAGAACTTTCTCTAACGCAGGACTTAAAAGAAAAAATCGCTCTTTTTTGCAATGTAGATGTAGAAGCGGTTATAGAGAATAGAGATGTAGAATCAATTTATGAAGTACCATTGGAATTCGAAAAGCAAAAAGTAGATGAATATGTGCTAAGAAGATTAAATTTGCCCCTTGGCCAATCGGATTTAAAAGAGTGGAGAGAATATGTAGAAAGAGAAAAAAATCCCATAAAAGAGGTAGAAGTAGCGTTAGTAGGTAAGTATGTAGACCTTCATGATGCATATATAAGTGTGGTAGAGGCATTAAAACACGCAGGGGTTTATCATAGCGCTGCTGTGAATATAAGATGGGTAAATGCAGAGCATGTGAATGATGAGACAGTAGAAACACTTTTAAAAGGTGCAGACGGTATATTAGTGCCTGGAGGATTTGGCGATAGAGGCGTTGAAGGGAAGATAAGAGCTATACAATATGCAAGGGAAAACAAAATCCCTTATCTTGGATTGTGTCTTGGTATGCAATGCGCTGTAATAGAATTTGCAAGAAATGTAGCAGGACTAAAAGGAGCTAATTCTACAGAATTTGACCCAAATACTTCCTATCCTGTAATAGACCTTATGCCTGAACAAAAAGATATAGATGAAAAAGGCGGTACCATGAGATTAGGAGTGTATCCTTGCAAAGTGATTGAAGGTACAAAAGCTTATCAGGCTTATCAAGACGAATTAGTATATGAAAGGCATAGACATAGGTATGAATTTAATAACCAATACAGAGAACTTTTAACTTCAAAAGGCCTTGTACTTTCAGGACTTTCTCCTGATGAACGGTTGGTGGAAATAATAGAATTAAAGGACCATCCTTATTTTGTAGCATCCCAGTTTCATCCAGAGTTTAAATCAAGGCCTTTAAAACCTCATCCTCTGTTTAGGGATTTTATAGGGGCTATATTAAAGATTAAAGGGTAA